A part of Odontesthes bonariensis isolate fOdoBon6 chromosome 23, fOdoBon6.hap1, whole genome shotgun sequence genomic DNA contains:
- the aatkb gene encoding serine/threonine-protein kinase LMTK1 isoform X1, producing MLLLLATMSSLLFSPGSALSSHFNPDGAPLSELSWSSSLAVVAISFSGLFTFVFLMLACLCCKKGKIGFKEFKNVDGDEYHADMSTLASPASQGSPDVYVLPLTEVSLPTAKQPVRSVQLLKSTDLGRHSLFYLKEIGNGWFGKVLLGEVNSGLNTTQVVVKELKASKSVQDQMHFLDEAQPYRALQHPALLQCLAQCTEVTPYLLVMEFCPLGDVKGYLRSCRSNETISPDPLILQRMACDIASGLLHLHKHNFTHSDLALRNCLLTADVSVKIGDYGLAHTKYKDDYYLTSDQMHVPLRWIAPELVDEVHGNLLVADQTQQSNIWSLGVTIWELFELGNQPYRHYSDRQVLTYAVREQQLRLPKPLLKVSLAERWYEVMQFCWLQPEQRPNAEEVHLLLSYLCAKGASEAVEDFERRWNLMRPNAGFNSHRGATSRDHPSSTSSFPLLEHFSAGDGYHSESGDDILTVTETAHGLNFEYKWEQARADQPYRAPDSSSTLGQASHRCQEAFYPPGGIVGGCPMESLNHGVSPYYQPKHLHPPSVLPVLSAHSPSVSSEYYIRIEEPVDCNIDPDYTMCSYSPDYQGSSGSFLTGSADSGECMACPSQATKSMDPYWSADIHKADMYDSNDSSPAISLTMEPLLGQVADSSPIRPWESSHYVSYKDRDGGYYYEHSPPLGIDHYLIGGEHSGEHQESWGSRSLRQALGELENPLGISPSVNSPPQQAYSNPYLESSQTCILGKTMTGGYYDMMGSLRKTMPSHTRHHSHSVSINMEAEGALFIGHRDSESEEEEDDIFVERHTCNTWPSKHRHSSVGHHRRASHSCRQDSYADFHYTMPSTDIEDSWPDEHSLAFHALPKPIDYLEPQQAKDNSACLNLSKHHAVVPSDNCNAYVYLCHEGETQLPASGECCHSHFVDPLTGLLVRNNSYCPGYGHSSYIRDKAFDVPSNEEMINLSPAPGGPIVSKPTLKKCEDSEEQCVDLTADETPFKEKREEAIKENLIMQKPLEPRIEEVTLTMTKATPPPPDNMHVMVTVTDPQSELSPTADSGVDRGDSTVSLVDILDCSDEDDDITDVTSGIFADESSELNASPAIKSLQKQVGTPDSMDSMDLPSATGSCEGLSPASSHPSSSPKAMDSGYDTENNESPEFVPKESHEPRSQPQGKPTLDASLEEDEDEDKVESTGGEDSTLEASQTDDHSLLPLSEETPYRDSAYFSDYENERQSRDEEEELQMGATDEQNDGKEKKAEKRKNEGEEELEDAVASKDLKLEEEHVLEEETKSSSPTEMDEDLEERCQVGAPSEPPDPASITEGVLDEWPSQEESSSMGDWAAEVVGAMEEALGALNGDCASNFKVDEEETEDVKDSIGASEETAIESVENKPSGISSDIPHSLPKDEVALQHTANARRFSSSSPPPPSTPRPPLPATEGRASPADGEEADEEDGDTDSDESDEDLRTYSVQEQSGGEESEDEPHPVPIVISDDSEAHKLRSLLKMPTTLTAERPEELGHKTKTVSFFDDVTVYLFDQESPTKELADHGFPLGMEGQSLGRKSQERLNASDDSDGNVSEESAAFEWEDDFPLLPLPTSSSAADSPPARSVTKAPDPKPAVQYSRFTVSPSSVSRFSITHISDSDMDSAGGSSEDGEKE from the exons TCCAGCTCCTGAAGTCCACAGACCTGGGCCGCCACAGTCTCTTCTACCTGAAAGAGATCGGAAATGGCTGGTTCGGGAAG GTTCTGCTGGGGGAGGTGAACTCGGGCCTAAACACCACACAGGTGGTTGTGAAGGAGCTCAAAGCCAGTAAGAGCGTGCAGGACCAGATGCACTTCCTGGATGAAGCACAACCTTACCG CGCTCTCCAGCACCCGGCTCTGCTGCAGTGCCTGGCTCAGTGCACAGAGGTCACCCCCTACCTGCTGGTGATGGAGTTCTGCCCCCTG GGGGATGTGAAGGGTTACCTCCGAAGCTGCAGGTCCAACGAGACCATCTCCCCAGATCCTCTGATTCTCCAGCGGATGGCCTGTGACATCGCATCAGGACTCCTGCACCTGCACAAACACAACTTCACACACAG TGACCTGGCCTTGAGGAACTGCTTGTTGACTGCCGACGTCTCGGTGAAGATTGGAGATTACGGACTGGCACACACTAAGTACAAG GATGATTACTACCTGACATCGGATCAGATGCACGTGCCGCTGCGCTGGATCGCTCCGGAGCTGGTGGACGAGGTTCATGGAAACCTGCTGGTGGCTGATCAGACCCAACAGAGCAACATCTG GTCTCTTGGTGTGACCATCTGGGAGCTGTTTGAGTTGGGAAACCAACCCTACAGACACTACTCTGACCGACAGGTCCTGACGTACGCTGTGAGGGAGCAGCAGCTGCGACTGCCCAAGCCGCTGCTCAAAGTGTCGCTGGCCGAGCGCTG GTATGAGGTGATGCAGTTCTGCTGGCTCCAGCCTGAACAAAGACCCAATGCTGAGGAGGTCCACTTGCTGCTCAGCTACCTGTGTGCAAAGGGGGCCAGTGAGGCAGTGGAAGACTTTGAGAGGCGCTGGAACTTGATGCGTCCCAATGCCGGATTCAACAGCCACCGTGGTGCCACGTCCCGGGACCACCCCTCCTCGACCTCCTCTTTCCCTCTGCTGGAGCATTTTTCAGCTGGTGACGGCTACCACTCGGAGTCTGGAGACGACATCCTGACAGTCACAGAGACGGCCCATGGCCTGAACTTTGAGTACAAGTGGGAGCAAGCCAGAGCGGATCAGCCATACAGAGCCCCCGACTCCTCGAGCACTTTGGGTCAAGCCAGCCATCGTTGCCAGGAAGCGTTTTACCCACCTGGGGGCATTGTTGGGGGCTGCCCCATGGAAAGCCTCAACCATGGAGTTTCTCCTTACTATCAACCAAAACACCTCCATCCTCCCAGCGTGCTGCCTGTCCTCAGCGCCCACAGCCCCTCAGTGAGCAGTGAGTACTACATCCGCATCGAGGAGCCGGTGGACTGTAACATTGACCCGGACTACACCATGTGCTCGTACAGCCCGGACTACCAGGGCAGCAGCGGGAGCTTCCTGACTGGGAGCGCAGACTCAGGAGAGTGCATGGCCTGCCCATCACAGGCTACTAAAAGCATGGATCCCTACTGGTCTGCAGACATCCACAAAGCTGACATGTACGACTCCAACGACTCAAGCCCAGCCATCTCCCTGACTATGGAGCCCCTTTTAGGGCAAGTGGCAGACAGCAGCCCCATCCGACCCTGGGAGTCCAGTCACTATGTGTCCTACAAAGATCGAGACGGGGGCTACTACTATGAGCACTCCCCACCTTTAGGGATAGATCACTACCTGATTGGAGGAGAGCATTCTGGTGAGCATCAGGAAAGCTGGGGGTCGAGAAGCCTTCGTCAGGCTTTGGGGGAACTGGAGAACCCACTCGGTATttccccatctgtaaacagtcCACCTCAGCAGGCTTACAGCAATCCATACCTGGAAAGCAGTCAGACCTGCATCTTGGGGAAGACCATGACGGGGGGCTACTATGACATGATGGGCTCTCTAAGGAAGACCATGCCCAGCCACACCAGGCACCACAGCCACTCTGTCAGCATCAACATGGAGGCCGAGGGGGCTCTGTTCATCGGACACAGGGACAGCGAgtcagaagaggaagaagacgaCATATTTGTTGAGAGACACACCTGCAACACTTGGCCTTCGAAACACCGTCACAGCAGCGTCGGCCACCACAGACGGGCCagccacagctgcagacagGACAGCTATGCCGACTTCCACTACACGATGCCAAGTACAGACATCGAGGACTCCTGGCCGGACGAGCACAGCCTGGCCTTCCACGCTCTGCCCAAACCCATAGACTATCTGGAGCCGCAACAGGCCAAAGATAACAGTGCCTGCCTCAATCTGAGTAAACATCATGCCGTGGTGCCCTCGGACAACTGCAACGCCTATGTGTACCTGTGCCATGAAGGGGAGACTCAGCTGCCGGCATCTGGAGAGTGCTGCCACTCCCACTTTGTTGACCCACTCACTGGCTTGTTAGTGAGAAACAACAGCTACTGTCCCGGCTACGGTCACAGCAGCTACATTAGAGATAAAGCCTTTGACGTGCCAAGCAACGAGGAGATGATTAATCTATCACCGGCTCCAGGGGGGCCCATTGTGTCCAAGCCGACCCTGAAAAAGTGTGAAGACTCAGAGGAACAGTGTGTTGATCTCACAGCTGATGAAACACCGTTTAAAGAGAAAAGGGAGGAAGCAATCAAAGAAAATCTAATCATGCAAAAACCGCTCGAGCCCAGAATAGAAGAGGTGACCCTGACAATGACTAAAGCCACTCCGCCTCCTCCTGACAACATGCATGTGATGGTGACCGTCACAGATCCCCAGTCGGAGCTCAGTCCCACCGCCGACAGCGGCGTGGACCGCGGCGACTCCACCGTAAGCCTGGTTGACATCCTCGACTGCAGTGATGAAGACGATGACATCACCGATGTTACTTCGGGTATCTTTGCTGACGAGTCCAGCGAGCTGAACGCCTCTCCGGCCATCAAGTCGCTACAGAAGCAGGTAGGAACTCCCGATTCCATGGACTCCATGGATCTTCCATCAGCGACTGGGTCTTGCGAAGGCCTCAGCCCTGCGTCCTCCCACCCTTCCAGCTCGCCTAAAGCCATGGACAGCGGCTACGATACCGAGAACAACGAGAGTCCCGAGTTTGTCCCCAAAGAGTCTCACGAACCGCGGTCACAACCTCAGGGAAAGCCTACCCTTGATGCAAGCCTGGAGGAAGACGAGGATGAAGATAAAGTGGAGTCCACGGGTGGTGAAGATTCAACCCTAGAAGCCTCACAAACAGACGACCACAGTCTTTTACCACTAAGTGAGGAGACTCCTTACAGAGACTCTGCCTACTTTTCAGACTATGAAAATGAAAGGCAAAGTCgggatgaggaggaagaactCCAAATGGGAGCAACGGATGAACAAAATgatggaaaggaaaaaaaggcagagaaaaggaagaatgaaggagaggaagAACTAGAGGATGCTGTGGCGAGCAAAGACTTAAAACTGGAAGAGGAACATGTTCTAGAAGAGGAAACGAAATCCAGTTCTCCTACAGAGATGGATGAAGACTTAGAGGAGCGGTGCCAGGTTGGGGCACCTTCAGAGCCCCCTGACCCTGCCTCCATAACAGAAGGGGTGCTGGATGAATGGCCATCCCAGGAAGAGAGCTCATCTATGGGGGACTGGGCAGCTGAGGTGGTGGGGGCCATGGAGGAAGCTCTCGGCGCCCTAAACGGTGATTGTGCCTCCAATTTCAAGGTAGATGAGGAGGAAACAGAGGACGTGAAAGATTCTATTGGAGCTTCAGAAGAGACGGCGATTGAAAGCGTTGAAAACAAGCCATCGGGGATATCCAGCGACATCCCACACAGCTTACCCAAAGACGAGGTGGCCTTGCAGCACACAGCAAACGCCAGACGCTTCTCTTCTTCATCCCCTCCACCACCATCCACCCCTCGGCCCCCGCTCCCTGCAACAGAAGGCAGAGCATCCCCGGCCGATGGCGAGGAGGCCGACGAGGAGGATGGCGACACGGACAGCGACGAGTCTGACGAGGACCTGCGGACCTACAGTGTGCAGGAGCAGAGCGGCGGGGAGGAGAGCGAAGACGAGCCCCACCCGGTGCCCATCGTGATAAGTGACGACAGCGAGGCCCACAAACTGCGAAGCCTCCTGAAGATGCCGACCACGCTGACCGCAGAGCGCCCGGAGGAGCTGGGACACAAGACGAAGACGGTGTCTTTCTTTGACGATGTCACCGTCTATCTGTTTGATCAG GAGAGCCCAACTAAAGAGCTCGCTGACCACGGCTTCCCTTTAGGGATGGAGGGTCAGAGCTTGGGGAGAAAATCCCAGGAGAGGCTCAACGCCTCCGATGACTCAGATGGGAACGTCTCAGAGGAGA GTGCAGCGTTCGAGTGGGAGGACGACTTTCCCCTCCTCCCTCTGCCAACGTCTTCGTCTGCAGCCGACTCCCCTCCGGCCCGCTCCGTCACCAAAGCCCCGGACCCCAAACCGGCCGTGCAGTACTCCCGCTTCACCGTGTCCCCGTCCAGCGTTTCCCGCTTCTCCATCACGCACATCTCGGACTCCGATATGGACTCGGCAGGAG GAAGCAGTGAAGACGGAGAAAAGGAGTAA
- the aatkb gene encoding serine/threonine-protein kinase LMTK1 isoform X2 — MSTLASPASQGSPDVYVLPLTEVSLPTAKQPVRSVQLLKSTDLGRHSLFYLKEIGNGWFGKVLLGEVNSGLNTTQVVVKELKASKSVQDQMHFLDEAQPYRALQHPALLQCLAQCTEVTPYLLVMEFCPLGDVKGYLRSCRSNETISPDPLILQRMACDIASGLLHLHKHNFTHSDLALRNCLLTADVSVKIGDYGLAHTKYKDDYYLTSDQMHVPLRWIAPELVDEVHGNLLVADQTQQSNIWSLGVTIWELFELGNQPYRHYSDRQVLTYAVREQQLRLPKPLLKVSLAERWYEVMQFCWLQPEQRPNAEEVHLLLSYLCAKGASEAVEDFERRWNLMRPNAGFNSHRGATSRDHPSSTSSFPLLEHFSAGDGYHSESGDDILTVTETAHGLNFEYKWEQARADQPYRAPDSSSTLGQASHRCQEAFYPPGGIVGGCPMESLNHGVSPYYQPKHLHPPSVLPVLSAHSPSVSSEYYIRIEEPVDCNIDPDYTMCSYSPDYQGSSGSFLTGSADSGECMACPSQATKSMDPYWSADIHKADMYDSNDSSPAISLTMEPLLGQVADSSPIRPWESSHYVSYKDRDGGYYYEHSPPLGIDHYLIGGEHSGEHQESWGSRSLRQALGELENPLGISPSVNSPPQQAYSNPYLESSQTCILGKTMTGGYYDMMGSLRKTMPSHTRHHSHSVSINMEAEGALFIGHRDSESEEEEDDIFVERHTCNTWPSKHRHSSVGHHRRASHSCRQDSYADFHYTMPSTDIEDSWPDEHSLAFHALPKPIDYLEPQQAKDNSACLNLSKHHAVVPSDNCNAYVYLCHEGETQLPASGECCHSHFVDPLTGLLVRNNSYCPGYGHSSYIRDKAFDVPSNEEMINLSPAPGGPIVSKPTLKKCEDSEEQCVDLTADETPFKEKREEAIKENLIMQKPLEPRIEEVTLTMTKATPPPPDNMHVMVTVTDPQSELSPTADSGVDRGDSTVSLVDILDCSDEDDDITDVTSGIFADESSELNASPAIKSLQKQVGTPDSMDSMDLPSATGSCEGLSPASSHPSSSPKAMDSGYDTENNESPEFVPKESHEPRSQPQGKPTLDASLEEDEDEDKVESTGGEDSTLEASQTDDHSLLPLSEETPYRDSAYFSDYENERQSRDEEEELQMGATDEQNDGKEKKAEKRKNEGEEELEDAVASKDLKLEEEHVLEEETKSSSPTEMDEDLEERCQVGAPSEPPDPASITEGVLDEWPSQEESSSMGDWAAEVVGAMEEALGALNGDCASNFKVDEEETEDVKDSIGASEETAIESVENKPSGISSDIPHSLPKDEVALQHTANARRFSSSSPPPPSTPRPPLPATEGRASPADGEEADEEDGDTDSDESDEDLRTYSVQEQSGGEESEDEPHPVPIVISDDSEAHKLRSLLKMPTTLTAERPEELGHKTKTVSFFDDVTVYLFDQESPTKELADHGFPLGMEGQSLGRKSQERLNASDDSDGNVSEESAAFEWEDDFPLLPLPTSSSAADSPPARSVTKAPDPKPAVQYSRFTVSPSSVSRFSITHISDSDMDSAGGSSEDGEKE; from the exons TCCAGCTCCTGAAGTCCACAGACCTGGGCCGCCACAGTCTCTTCTACCTGAAAGAGATCGGAAATGGCTGGTTCGGGAAG GTTCTGCTGGGGGAGGTGAACTCGGGCCTAAACACCACACAGGTGGTTGTGAAGGAGCTCAAAGCCAGTAAGAGCGTGCAGGACCAGATGCACTTCCTGGATGAAGCACAACCTTACCG CGCTCTCCAGCACCCGGCTCTGCTGCAGTGCCTGGCTCAGTGCACAGAGGTCACCCCCTACCTGCTGGTGATGGAGTTCTGCCCCCTG GGGGATGTGAAGGGTTACCTCCGAAGCTGCAGGTCCAACGAGACCATCTCCCCAGATCCTCTGATTCTCCAGCGGATGGCCTGTGACATCGCATCAGGACTCCTGCACCTGCACAAACACAACTTCACACACAG TGACCTGGCCTTGAGGAACTGCTTGTTGACTGCCGACGTCTCGGTGAAGATTGGAGATTACGGACTGGCACACACTAAGTACAAG GATGATTACTACCTGACATCGGATCAGATGCACGTGCCGCTGCGCTGGATCGCTCCGGAGCTGGTGGACGAGGTTCATGGAAACCTGCTGGTGGCTGATCAGACCCAACAGAGCAACATCTG GTCTCTTGGTGTGACCATCTGGGAGCTGTTTGAGTTGGGAAACCAACCCTACAGACACTACTCTGACCGACAGGTCCTGACGTACGCTGTGAGGGAGCAGCAGCTGCGACTGCCCAAGCCGCTGCTCAAAGTGTCGCTGGCCGAGCGCTG GTATGAGGTGATGCAGTTCTGCTGGCTCCAGCCTGAACAAAGACCCAATGCTGAGGAGGTCCACTTGCTGCTCAGCTACCTGTGTGCAAAGGGGGCCAGTGAGGCAGTGGAAGACTTTGAGAGGCGCTGGAACTTGATGCGTCCCAATGCCGGATTCAACAGCCACCGTGGTGCCACGTCCCGGGACCACCCCTCCTCGACCTCCTCTTTCCCTCTGCTGGAGCATTTTTCAGCTGGTGACGGCTACCACTCGGAGTCTGGAGACGACATCCTGACAGTCACAGAGACGGCCCATGGCCTGAACTTTGAGTACAAGTGGGAGCAAGCCAGAGCGGATCAGCCATACAGAGCCCCCGACTCCTCGAGCACTTTGGGTCAAGCCAGCCATCGTTGCCAGGAAGCGTTTTACCCACCTGGGGGCATTGTTGGGGGCTGCCCCATGGAAAGCCTCAACCATGGAGTTTCTCCTTACTATCAACCAAAACACCTCCATCCTCCCAGCGTGCTGCCTGTCCTCAGCGCCCACAGCCCCTCAGTGAGCAGTGAGTACTACATCCGCATCGAGGAGCCGGTGGACTGTAACATTGACCCGGACTACACCATGTGCTCGTACAGCCCGGACTACCAGGGCAGCAGCGGGAGCTTCCTGACTGGGAGCGCAGACTCAGGAGAGTGCATGGCCTGCCCATCACAGGCTACTAAAAGCATGGATCCCTACTGGTCTGCAGACATCCACAAAGCTGACATGTACGACTCCAACGACTCAAGCCCAGCCATCTCCCTGACTATGGAGCCCCTTTTAGGGCAAGTGGCAGACAGCAGCCCCATCCGACCCTGGGAGTCCAGTCACTATGTGTCCTACAAAGATCGAGACGGGGGCTACTACTATGAGCACTCCCCACCTTTAGGGATAGATCACTACCTGATTGGAGGAGAGCATTCTGGTGAGCATCAGGAAAGCTGGGGGTCGAGAAGCCTTCGTCAGGCTTTGGGGGAACTGGAGAACCCACTCGGTATttccccatctgtaaacagtcCACCTCAGCAGGCTTACAGCAATCCATACCTGGAAAGCAGTCAGACCTGCATCTTGGGGAAGACCATGACGGGGGGCTACTATGACATGATGGGCTCTCTAAGGAAGACCATGCCCAGCCACACCAGGCACCACAGCCACTCTGTCAGCATCAACATGGAGGCCGAGGGGGCTCTGTTCATCGGACACAGGGACAGCGAgtcagaagaggaagaagacgaCATATTTGTTGAGAGACACACCTGCAACACTTGGCCTTCGAAACACCGTCACAGCAGCGTCGGCCACCACAGACGGGCCagccacagctgcagacagGACAGCTATGCCGACTTCCACTACACGATGCCAAGTACAGACATCGAGGACTCCTGGCCGGACGAGCACAGCCTGGCCTTCCACGCTCTGCCCAAACCCATAGACTATCTGGAGCCGCAACAGGCCAAAGATAACAGTGCCTGCCTCAATCTGAGTAAACATCATGCCGTGGTGCCCTCGGACAACTGCAACGCCTATGTGTACCTGTGCCATGAAGGGGAGACTCAGCTGCCGGCATCTGGAGAGTGCTGCCACTCCCACTTTGTTGACCCACTCACTGGCTTGTTAGTGAGAAACAACAGCTACTGTCCCGGCTACGGTCACAGCAGCTACATTAGAGATAAAGCCTTTGACGTGCCAAGCAACGAGGAGATGATTAATCTATCACCGGCTCCAGGGGGGCCCATTGTGTCCAAGCCGACCCTGAAAAAGTGTGAAGACTCAGAGGAACAGTGTGTTGATCTCACAGCTGATGAAACACCGTTTAAAGAGAAAAGGGAGGAAGCAATCAAAGAAAATCTAATCATGCAAAAACCGCTCGAGCCCAGAATAGAAGAGGTGACCCTGACAATGACTAAAGCCACTCCGCCTCCTCCTGACAACATGCATGTGATGGTGACCGTCACAGATCCCCAGTCGGAGCTCAGTCCCACCGCCGACAGCGGCGTGGACCGCGGCGACTCCACCGTAAGCCTGGTTGACATCCTCGACTGCAGTGATGAAGACGATGACATCACCGATGTTACTTCGGGTATCTTTGCTGACGAGTCCAGCGAGCTGAACGCCTCTCCGGCCATCAAGTCGCTACAGAAGCAGGTAGGAACTCCCGATTCCATGGACTCCATGGATCTTCCATCAGCGACTGGGTCTTGCGAAGGCCTCAGCCCTGCGTCCTCCCACCCTTCCAGCTCGCCTAAAGCCATGGACAGCGGCTACGATACCGAGAACAACGAGAGTCCCGAGTTTGTCCCCAAAGAGTCTCACGAACCGCGGTCACAACCTCAGGGAAAGCCTACCCTTGATGCAAGCCTGGAGGAAGACGAGGATGAAGATAAAGTGGAGTCCACGGGTGGTGAAGATTCAACCCTAGAAGCCTCACAAACAGACGACCACAGTCTTTTACCACTAAGTGAGGAGACTCCTTACAGAGACTCTGCCTACTTTTCAGACTATGAAAATGAAAGGCAAAGTCgggatgaggaggaagaactCCAAATGGGAGCAACGGATGAACAAAATgatggaaaggaaaaaaaggcagagaaaaggaagaatgaaggagaggaagAACTAGAGGATGCTGTGGCGAGCAAAGACTTAAAACTGGAAGAGGAACATGTTCTAGAAGAGGAAACGAAATCCAGTTCTCCTACAGAGATGGATGAAGACTTAGAGGAGCGGTGCCAGGTTGGGGCACCTTCAGAGCCCCCTGACCCTGCCTCCATAACAGAAGGGGTGCTGGATGAATGGCCATCCCAGGAAGAGAGCTCATCTATGGGGGACTGGGCAGCTGAGGTGGTGGGGGCCATGGAGGAAGCTCTCGGCGCCCTAAACGGTGATTGTGCCTCCAATTTCAAGGTAGATGAGGAGGAAACAGAGGACGTGAAAGATTCTATTGGAGCTTCAGAAGAGACGGCGATTGAAAGCGTTGAAAACAAGCCATCGGGGATATCCAGCGACATCCCACACAGCTTACCCAAAGACGAGGTGGCCTTGCAGCACACAGCAAACGCCAGACGCTTCTCTTCTTCATCCCCTCCACCACCATCCACCCCTCGGCCCCCGCTCCCTGCAACAGAAGGCAGAGCATCCCCGGCCGATGGCGAGGAGGCCGACGAGGAGGATGGCGACACGGACAGCGACGAGTCTGACGAGGACCTGCGGACCTACAGTGTGCAGGAGCAGAGCGGCGGGGAGGAGAGCGAAGACGAGCCCCACCCGGTGCCCATCGTGATAAGTGACGACAGCGAGGCCCACAAACTGCGAAGCCTCCTGAAGATGCCGACCACGCTGACCGCAGAGCGCCCGGAGGAGCTGGGACACAAGACGAAGACGGTGTCTTTCTTTGACGATGTCACCGTCTATCTGTTTGATCAG GAGAGCCCAACTAAAGAGCTCGCTGACCACGGCTTCCCTTTAGGGATGGAGGGTCAGAGCTTGGGGAGAAAATCCCAGGAGAGGCTCAACGCCTCCGATGACTCAGATGGGAACGTCTCAGAGGAGA GTGCAGCGTTCGAGTGGGAGGACGACTTTCCCCTCCTCCCTCTGCCAACGTCTTCGTCTGCAGCCGACTCCCCTCCGGCCCGCTCCGTCACCAAAGCCCCGGACCCCAAACCGGCCGTGCAGTACTCCCGCTTCACCGTGTCCCCGTCCAGCGTTTCCCGCTTCTCCATCACGCACATCTCGGACTCCGATATGGACTCGGCAGGAG GAAGCAGTGAAGACGGAGAAAAGGAGTAA